One genomic region from Quercus robur chromosome 4, dhQueRobu3.1, whole genome shotgun sequence encodes:
- the LOC126720381 gene encoding metal tolerance protein 10-like: protein MQQLAKSERMAIYLSNIANIVLFAAKLYVSIQGRSLVVIASTLDSLLDLLSGFILWFMAHAMRNPNQYRYPIGKNRMQPVGIIVFASVMATPGLQILLESGRQFMAKTQPEKDPEKEKWMIGIMVSITIVKFMLVVYCQRFKNDIIRAYAQDHFFDVITNSIGLAVAILAIRYYWWIDPTGAVMIALYTMNTWTKIVIEIVWALIGRTAPPEFLAKLTYLIWNHHEDIKHIDTVRAYTFGSNYFVEVDIVLPRDMLLNKAHDIGELLQEKLEQLPEVERAFVHTDFEYSHRPEHNIGV from the exons ATGCAGCAGCTTGCGAAGAGTGAGAGGATGGCTATCTATCTGTCAAACATAGCTAACATTGTGCTCTTTGCAGCAAAACTCTATGTTTCTATTCAGGGCAGATCATTGGTGGTTATTGCCTCAACATTGGATTCACTCTTAGATCTCTTGTCAGGGTTTATATTGTGGTTCATGGCCCATGCCATGAGAAACCCAAACCAGTATCGTTATCCAATTGGAAAAAATCGGATGCAGCCAGTG GGAATCATTGTTTTTGCTTCAGTTATGGCAACTCCTGGATTACAAATTCTGCTTGAGTCTGGTCGACAATTCATGGCAAAG ACCCAGCCTGAAAAGGATCCTGAGAAGGAGAAATGGATGATTGGGATAATGGTCTCTATAACCATAGTGAAGTTTATGCTTGTGGTCTATTGTCAAAGGTTTAAAAATGATATCATTAGAGCCTATgctcaagatcatttttttgACGTTATTACTAATTCAATAGGTTTGGCAGTAGCCATCTTGGCCATTCGATATTATTGGTGGATTGATCCTACTGGAGCTGTTATG ATAGCACTATATACAATGAATACATGGACGAAGATAGTCATTGAGATTGTCTGGGCACTGATTGGAAGGACAGCACCGCCTGAATTTTTGGCAAAGCTAACATATCTGATATGGAACCACCATGAAGATATCAAGCACATTGACACAGTAAGAGCATACACTTTTGGTTCAAATTATTTTGTGGAGGTTGACATAGTTTTGCCACGAGACATGCTTTTGAACAAAGCTCATGATATTGGTGAGTTGCTGCAAGAAAAACTTGAGCAACTCCCTGAAGTTGAGCGAGCTTTTGTGCATACAGATTTTGAGTATTCTCATAGGCCTGAACACAATATTGGGGTttga
- the LOC126720252 gene encoding uncharacterized protein LOC126720252, whose product MRGMWNGLQALILNDCPYAYYIHCFAHRLQLALVKASKQVNAISHFFLALLFLIKTVNASCKRNNQLKVVNANEITRLIDLEELETGSGLNQIGTLQRPVETCWSSYFRSVSSLLRMFTSTVEVLQNIIDDVVDGEHRVEAESAYEGLTSFEFVFILHLEKETMEITDKLCQALQSQSQDILNTMHLISSIKELNYRFNEDAMELLRLSSALEPREALKSFRSSDLCLLVENFYLQNFTDYDKQVLKKEFYHFEHNVVQDPEFKELKSLSELSQWLVRTRNSEHYKPFYRMVRLVLILPVSTATTE is encoded by the exons ATGCGAGGTATGTGGAATGGATTAcaagctttgattttgaatgattgcCCATATGCTTACTACATCCACTGTTTTGCACATCGCTTACAATTGGCATTAGTAAAAGCATCAAAACAAGTTAATGCcattagtcatttttttcttgCATTGCTTTTTCTGATCAAAACTGTTAATGCTTCATGCAAGCGCAATAATCAATTGAAAGTTGTCAATGCTAATGAAATAACACGTTTGATTGATCTTGAAGAGCTTGAGACTGGAAGTGGACTTAATCAAATTGGCACTTTACAACGACCTGTAGAAACATGTTGGAGTTCATATTTTAGATCAGTTTCTAGCTTATTAAGGATGTTTACTTCAACTgttgaagttttacaaaatataattgatgaTGTAGTTGATGGAGAACATCGGGTAGAAGCAGAGTCAGCTTATGAGGGTTTAACttcatttgaatttgtcttCATCTTGCATCTTGAGAAGGAAACTATGGAGATCACTGATAAactttgtcaagctttgcaaAGCCAATCTCAAGACATTTTAAATACCATGCATTTAATTTCATCTATTAAA GAACTAAATTATCGGTTTAATGAAGATGCAATGGAGTTACTTAGGCTTAGCTCCGCTTTAGAACCTCGAGAGGCATTAAAATCTTTCAGAAGTAGTGATCTTTGTTTGTTGGTAGAGAATTTCTATCTACAAAATTTCACAGATTATGACAAACAAGTGTTGAAGaaggagttttatcattttgagCATAATGTAGTCCAGGATCCAGAGTTCAAAGAATTGAAAAGTTTATCTGAGTTGTCTCAATGGTTAGTGAGAACTAGAAATTCAGAACACTACAAACCTTTTTATAGAATGGTGAGACTTGTGCTTATTCTTCCAGTTTCTACTGCTACTACAGAGTGA